In Penaeus monodon isolate SGIC_2016 chromosome 7, NSTDA_Pmon_1, whole genome shotgun sequence, the following are encoded in one genomic region:
- the LOC119574995 gene encoding LOW QUALITY PROTEIN: coiled-coil domain-containing protein 174-like (The sequence of the model RefSeq protein was modified relative to this genomic sequence to represent the inferred CDS: inserted 1 base in 1 codon), giving the protein MESGLVGLRAELQKKRAEASKFGAGQKGIPRQDAAKQSRSTKSFNITNAGVIARAAKDREQMEEEKITEEKARSILEKKAAMYERLHGGVEALEDDGLNQKYLVNFQKKIIDDVMERKNKREEQAEREKENPKSYKASKKDDEWVEYTDVLGRTRTCMRKDLPEMVEKDKELARDTTWDEPSEPDLLSDDMRREIQRQKWEAEEDLNAYKKDMHYQDVSFDEARVHGTGYLRFSKDEKERKEQMDLLQELHKETQVGERAKRAAAAKKEKTLQARLEKVRQRKRLKLGLPVKDLEQARLKTPPASEDEEEDEGASIGPPAPANLQEEKTSREELKRAQKRKHTREWDMGKEGVKSTLSQEEWVLRQREQRNSEFAPXTLYEPSKQRHSKQNSRPSSTNPEMGLPDNTGTDSQAYRDPALGSQDCGEPSVRKEERRNEFAPPATYEYYGPASSKRRDNYRKPGYKAMENAITQGLSNLRKMCDS; this is encoded by the exons ATGGAGTCTGGA TTAGTAGGATTACGTGCAGAATTGCAGAAGAAACGTGCAGAGGCAAGTAAGTTTGGAGCCGGCCAGAAGGGAATTCCTCGACAAGATGCAGCTAAGCAGAGCAGATCAACAAAATCCTTTAACATCACAAATGCTGGTGTTATCGCCAGGGCTGCTAAGGACAGAGagcagatggaagaggagaaaattacAGAAGAAAAAGCAAG GTCAATCTTAGAGAAGAAAGCAGCCATGTATGAGAGGCTGCATGGTGGTGTGGAGGCCTTGGAAGATGATGGACTTAACCAAAAGTATCTCGTCAATTTTCAG aAAAAGATTATCGACGATGTAAtggaaaggaagaacaaaagagaagaacaggctgaaagagagaaagagaaccccAAGTCATACAAAGCATCAAAGAAGGACGATGAATG GGTGGAATATACAGACGTTTTGGGTAGGACTCGCACTTGCATGAGAAAGGACTTGCCAGAGATGgtggagaaggacaaggaactcGCCAGGGATACCACATGG GATGAACCTTCAGAGCCTGATCTCCTATCAGACGACATGCGAAGAGAGATCCAGAGACAGAAATGGGAAGCTGAGGAAGACCTTAATGCTTATAAGAAGGACATGCATTACCAAGATGTTTCTTTTGATG AGGCCAGAGTTCATGGCACAGGCTACCTAAGGTTCTccaaggatgagaaggagaggaaggagcagaTGGACCTCCTGCAAGAGCTCCACAAAGAGACGCAGGTTGGGGAGAGAGCCAAGCGGGCGGCTGCAGCCAAGAAGGAGAAGACACTTCAGGCGCGGCTGGAGAAAGTTCGTCAGAGGAAGAGACTCAAGCTGGGGTTGCCTGTCAAAG atCTAGAACAAGCCAGACTGAAGACTCCTCCAGCCtcggaagacgaagaggaggatgaaggggccAGCATTGGTCCTCCCGCCCCAGCCAACCTGCAGGAGGAGAAAACGTCCCGTGAGGAACTGAAACGAGCCCAAAAGCGGAAGCACACGAGGGAATGGgacatggggaaggagggggttaagTCAACCCTTTCGCAGGAAGAATGGGTCCTGCGGCAAAGGGAGCAGCGGAACAGCGAGTTTGCAC CTACCCTGTACGAGCCGAGTAAACAGCGGCACAGCAAACAGAATTCAAGACCATCATCCACCAATCCGGAGATGGGGTTGCCAGACAATACGGGGACGGATTCACAGGCTTATAGAGACCCTGCTCTTGGGAGTCAGGATTGCGGAGAACCTTCTgtcagaaaggaggaaagaagaaacgaaTTTGCCCCCCCTGCAACGTACGAGTATTACGGTCCCGCTTCTTCCAAACGACGAGATAATTATAGGAAGCCTGGGTACAAAGCCATGGAAAATGCAATTACTCAAGGCCTTTCAAATCTGCGAAAAATGTGCGACagttga